CCGCTTCAGCGGCTCGCCGTTCTCATCCACACCCTTCTTGATGATCAGTTCCGCACGCCTTGGCGTTACCATATGGTTGGCCTTCACCAGTACATTGCCGTCTTTATCCTTGATATCCTCACACAGATACCGGCCGGTGATACGCTCCTGCAGGCTCTCGATCTCCTCGTTGCCGTCCAGGAACGCCTTCACGTACATACCCGGGATCTCGTCACCCTTCTTCACGCAGTCGCGCTCATGGATGATCAGCTCCTGGGATACGTCTACCAGACGTCTGGTCAGGTAACCAGAGTCGGCGGTACGAAGGGCTGTATCGGAAAGTCCTTTTCTGGCTCCGTGGGCGGACATGAAATACTCCAGTACGTCCAGACCCTCACGGAAGTTGGACTTAATAGGCAGCTCGATGGTCCGTCCGGTGGTATCCGCCATCAGTCCACGCATACCCGCCAGCTGCTTGATCTGCTTATCAGAACCACGGGCTCCGGAGTCCGCCATCATATAGATATTGTTATATTTGTCCAGACCAGTCAGCAGCGCCTCAGTCAGGGCGTCGTCGGTTGCTTTCCAGGTCTCTACTACTTCTTTGTAACGCTCTTCCTCAGTGATCAGACCACGCTTGTAGTTCTTGGTGATCCGGTCTACTGTATCCTGAGCCTTCTGGATCATTTCCGGCTTCTGGGGCGGCACGGTCATATCAGAAATAGATACGGTCATCGCCGCTCTTGTGGAATATTTGTAACCGATGGATTTCACCGCGTCCAGCACTTCCGCTGTAGCTGTGGATCCATGGGTATTGATGACCTTCTCCAGGATCTGCTTCAGCTGCTTCTTGCCTACGTGGAAATCAATCTCCAGCTTCAGCTCATTTCCCTCTACCTCACGGTCTACAAATCCCAGGTCCTGAGGAATGATCTCATTGAAGAGGAATCTTCCCAGGGTAGACTCGATGATCGCGGATTTCTCTGTTCCGTCCGCCATCTTCCTGGTCACCCGGACTTTGATCTTGGAGTGCAGGGTAAGCGCCCCGTTCTCATAAGCCAGGATGGCTTCGTTCACATTGCGGAAGAACTTGCCTTCTCCAAGGGCGCCCGGGCGCTCCTGGGTCAGGTAATAGATTCCCAGTACCATATCCTGAGAAGGAACCGCTACCGGTCCTCCGTCAGAAGGCTTCAGAAGGTTGTTGGGTGACAGAAGAAGGAACCGGCACTCTGCCTGGGCCTCTACAGAAAGGGGCAGATGCACCGCCATCTGATCTCCGTCGAAGTCCGCATTGTAAGCGGTACATACCAGGGGATGCAGCTTGATGGCTTTTCCTTCTACCAGGATCGGCTCAAAGGCCTGAATTCCCAGTCTGTGCAGCGTAGGGGCACGGTTGAGCATAACCGGGTGCTCCTTGATCACTTCTTCCAGAACATCCCACACTTCCGGCTGGAGACGTTCTACCATCTTCTTGGCGTTCTTGATATTGTGAGCGGTCCCGTTCTGCACCAGCTCCTTCATAACGAAAGGCTTGAACAGCTCGATGGCCATCTCTTTGGGCAGACCGCACTGATAGATCTTCAGCTCCGGTCCTACTACGATAACGGAACGTCCGGAATAGTCCACACGTTTTCCCAGAAGGTTCTGACGGAACCGTCCGGATTTTCCTTTCAGCATATCGGAAAGAGACTTAAGGGCACGGTTTCCGGGGCCTGTTACCGGACGGCCTCTGCGGCCGTTGTCGATCAGAGCGTCCACCGCTTCCTGCAGCATTCTCTTTTCATTTCTTACGATAATGTCCGGCGCGCCCAGCTCCAGCAGACGTTTCAGACGGTTATTCCGGTTGATGATCCGGCGGTACAGATCGTTTAAGTCGCTGGTGGCGAAACGTCCGCCGTCCAGCTGTACCATAGGACGCAGATCCGGCGGGATCACCGGGATATTGGTCAGGATCATCCACTCCGGTTTGTTGCCGGACTCCCGGAAGGCCTCTACCACTTCCAGACGCTTCACGATACGGGCCCGTTTCTGTCCGGTAGATCCTTTCAGGCCTTCCTGCAGCTCTTCATACTCTTTATCCAGGTCGATAGCCTGCAGAAGCTCCTGAATGGCCTCCGCGCCCATGCCTACGCGGAAAGAGCTTCCCCAGCTCTCTCTTGCCTCCTGGTATTCCTGCTCGGAGAGCACCTGCTTATACTGCAGGTCTGTCTCCCCTTTGTCCAGCACGATATAAGAGGCGAAATACAGCACCTTCTCCAGTGTTCTGGGAGACAGGTCCAGGATCAGTCCCATCCGGCTGGGGATCCCCTTGAAATACCAGATGTGTGATACCGGAGCCGCCAGGGCGATATGACCCATCCGCTCCCGGCGAACGCTGGACTTGGTCACTTCCACGCCGCAGCGGTCGCACACAACGCCTTTATAACGGATCTTTTTATATTTTCCACAATGACACTCCCAGTCCTTGCTGGGTCCGAAGATACGCTCACAGAACAGACCGTCCTTCTCCGGCTTCAAGGTCCTGTAGTTGATGGTCTCCGGCTTGGTAACCTCGCCTCTGGACCACTCCAGGATCTTCTCAGGTGATGCCAAACCGATCTTGATCGCGTCAAAGGTCATTGGCTGATATGTTTGTTCCCTGTTATTTTCTGGCATACTGGCACCCCTTCCTATTCATTGTCTGAATCATTATACGCGAAGTCATCAGTTTCCTCAAATTCGATCTCAAAGTCTTCCTCATCAGGCTCTTCTTCCACGTCTACCAGCTGTTCATCCTGGAATTCCTGCTCGGTATAACCGTGCTCGCCCAGGTTGTCCTCTCTGCCGTATTTCCGGTCGCCCTCGATCAGGGAACGGAAATCGGTCTCGCCCATGTCCACGGTCTCCATGATCTCCACTTCTGTGTTGTCGTCACGCAGCACGCGCACATCCAGGCCAAGGGACTGCAGCTCTTTCAGGAGCACCTTGAAGGACTCCGGGATACCCGGTTCCGGGATGTTCTCGCCCTTGATGATGGCTTCGTAAGTCTTCACACGTCCTACCACATCGTCGGATTTCACAGTCAGGATCTCCTGCAGAGTGTAGGAAGCGCCGTAGGCCTCCAGGGCCCATACTTCCATCTCTCCAAAACGCTGACCGCCGAACTGGGCTTTTCCTCCCAGCGGCTGCTGGGTAACCAGTGAGTACGGTCCCGTGGAACGGGCATGGATCTTATCGTCTACCAGGTGATGGAGCTTCAGGTAATGCATGTGTCCAATGGTAACCGGGCTGTCGAAGAACTCTCCGGTACGTCCGTCTCTTAAGCGCACTTTTCCGTCTCTGGAGATGGGAACTCCCTTCCACAGCTTCCTGTGGTCGCGGTTGTCATAGAGATACTGCAGCACTTCCGGAAGCAGCTCTTCCTTATGCTTCGCCTCAAACTCTTCCCAGCTTAAGTTTACATAATCGTTGGCCAGATCCAGGGTGTCCATGATGTCATTCTCATCCGCCCCGTCAAAGACCGGTGTGGAGATATTGAATCCCAAAGCCTTCGCCGCCAGGGACAGATGGATCTCCAGCACCTGCCCGATGTTCATACGGGAAGGTACGCCCAGCGGGTTCAGCACGATGTCCAGCGGTCGTCCGTTAGGCAGGAACGGCATATCCTCCACCGGCAGCACCCGGGATACTACACCCTTGTTTCCGTGACGTCCGGCCATCTTGTCACCCACAGAGATCTTTCTCTTCTGTGCGATGTAGATGCGCACGGATTCATTGACGCCCGGAGACAGCTCGTCGCCGTTCTCTCTTGTAAATACTTTGGCGTCTACCACGATACCATATTCTCCATGAGGCACCTTGAGGGAGGTGTCTCTTACTTCTCTTGCCTTCTCGCCGAAGATGGCCCGAAGGAGCCGCTCTTCCGCGGTCAGCTCGGTCTCGCCCTTAGGCGTTACCTTACCTACCAGGATATCTCCTGCGCGCACCTCTGCGCCGATGCGGATGATTCCTCTCTCATCCAGGTTCTTGAGGGCGTCGTCGCCCACACCCGGGATATCACGGGTGATCTCTTCCGGTCCCAGCTTGGTGTCACGGGCTTCCGCCTCGTACTCCTCGATGTGGACAGATGTATAGACATCGTCCTGCACCAGTCTCTCGCTTAACAGAACCGCGTCCTCGTAGTTATAACCTTCCCAGGTCATAAAGCCGATCAGCGGGTTCTTTCCAAGAGCCATCTCTCCGTTGGAGGTGGAAGGACCGTCTGCGATCACGTCGCCGGCCTTCACCTGATCGCCCTTGAAGACGATGGGCCGCTGGTTGTAGCAGTTGCTCTGGTTACTGCGGACGAATTTCGCCAGCTTGTATTTCTTCAGGCTGCCATCCGTCTGACGGATATGGATCTCAGTGGAGGTAGAACGCTCTACCACGCCGTCGGCCTCGGCCACTACGCACACGCCGGAGTCCACGGCCGCCTTTTCTTCCATACCTGTTCCAACCACTGGCGCCTCTGTCATAAGAAGCGGCACGGCCTGACGCTGCATGTTGGAACCCATCAGGGCACGGTTGGCGTCGTCATTTTCCAGGAAGGGGATGAGGGCCGTTGCCACGGAGAATACCATCTTCGGGGAAACGTCCATGTAATCGAACATGCTGCGCTCATACTCCTGAGTCTCTTCCCGGTAACGACCGGATACGTTCTTACGGATGAAATGACCTTCCTCGTCCAGAGGCTCGTTGGCCTGAGCCACGTGGTAATTGTCTTCCTCATCCGCCGTCATATATACAACTTCATCGGTAACCACCGGATTCTCCGGGTCAGAGTGATCGATCTTGCGGTACGGAGCCTCCACGAATCCGTACTGGTTGATCCTGGCGTAGCAGGCCAGGGAGTTGATCAGTCCGATGTTGGGACCTTCCGGGGTCTCAATGGGACACATTCTTCCATAGTGGGAATAATGTACGTCACGCACCTCGAATCCGGCCCGGTCTCTGGAAAGACCTCCTGGTCCAAGGGCGGAGAGACGTCTCTTGTGGGTCAGCTCGCCCAGCGGGTTGTTCTGATCCATGAACTGGGACAGCTGGGAAGATCCGAAGAATTCCTTCACCGCAGCGGTCACCGGTTTGATGTTGATCAGGGACTGGGGAGAGATGCCCTCCAGGTCCTGAGTGGTCATACGCTCCCGGACTACTCTCTCCAGACGGGACAGTCCGATCCGGTACTGGTTCTGCAGCAGCTCGCCTACCGCGCGGATCCGACGGTTGCCCAGGTGGTCGATGTCATCGTCATTGCCCAGTCCGTACTCCAGGTGCATATTATAGTTAATGGAAGCAAGAATATCTTCCTTGGTAATGTGCTTGGGGATCAGATCGTGGATATCTCTGCGGATCGCATTTTTCAGCTCCTCGATATCTCCTGCTGTCTCCTCCAGAAGGCCGGACAGTACCGGATAGTATACCAGCTCTGTCACGCCCACTTCCTTGGGGTCGATATCAACCACAGACTGAAGGTCCACCATCATGTTGGAGAGCACTTTGATATTACGCTCCTCATCCGGACGCTGGATCCATACAAAGGGAACCGCCGCGTACTGGATGGTATCCGCCAGCTCTCTGGTCACCTTGGTCCCGGCTTCCGCCAGCACTTCGCCGGTCAGAGGACTCACCACATCCTCCGCCAGTACATGGCCTGCGATCCGGTTGCGGAACATAAGCTTCTTATTAAATTTATACCGGCCCACTTTGGCCAGGTCGTACCGTCTGGGGTCAAAGAACATGCTGGTGATCAGGCTCTCCGCACTGTCCACTGCCAGCGGCTCGCCCGGACGGATCTTCTTATACAGCTCCAGAAGACCTTCCTGATAATTGGTGGCAGCGTCTTTTTCGAAGCTTGCCATGATCTTCGGCTCTTCTCCGAACAATTCCAGAATCTCAGTGTTCGTGCCGATTCCAAGGGCACGGATCAGTACCGTGATAGGCACCTTCCTGGTTCTGTCTACACGTACATAAAAAACGTCATTGGAGTCGGTCTCATATTCCAGCCATGCGCCCCGGTTGGGGATCACGGTACAGGAATACAGCTTTTTGCCCAGCTTGTCATGGGCAATCCCATAGTAAATGCCCGGGGAACGCACAAGCTGACTTACAATGACACGCTCCGCGCCATTGATCACAAAGGTTCCCGTGCTGGTCATCAGCGGCAGATCGCCCATAAAGATCTCATGCTCGTTGATCTCATCCGTCTCCTTGTTGTGGAGTCTTACCTTTACTTTCAGAGGCGCCGCGTAGGTGGCGTCACGCTCCTTACATTCCTCGATCGAGTACTTTACGTCATCCTCACACAAGGTAAAGTCAACGAACTCCAGGCTCAGGTGCCCGCTGTAGTCAGCGATGGGAGAAATGTCATCAAATACTTCTTTTAATCCTTCGTCCAGGAACCACTGGTAGGAATCCTTCTGGACTTCGATCAAATTGGGCATCTGAAGAACTTCTTTTTGCCTGGAATAGCTCATGCGTGAACTTTTTCCGCTTTTGATAGGACGAATTCTGTTTTTCTCCATATTGACGTTTCACTCCTCATTTATTTTTTTGTGGGCTGCGTCGATGTCCCAAAAACATTGCAAAATACAGTAAAAACAGCTCTTGTAAACTCTTTTTTTCACAACATTATGGCATGGCTTTCCACAATAAGTGCATTTTTAACTATAGCACAAAACTTTTCGGCTTGTCAACGTTTTTTCAGAGAAAGTTGAGAGAAATTCTCAGATGATAAATATAGATGAAAGAATCAATTACCTTTTGAATAAATCTGATTTTCCATTTCCCGCATTGTCATCTCTTTGTCGCTCATTTTTCGCACCTCCTATTACTGCCTTTTTTATTAAAATAACACAATTCAAAAGGAGATGCCACTTTTCATGGCATCTCCCTCCGTTTTTTCTTTTAACCTTCCACAAATTCTCTCATTCCCTGAAAGATCAACCATACTGATGTAGCAC
This window of the Massilistercora timonensis genome carries:
- a CDS encoding DNA-directed RNA polymerase subunit beta translates to MEKNRIRPIKSGKSSRMSYSRQKEVLQMPNLIEVQKDSYQWFLDEGLKEVFDDISPIADYSGHLSLEFVDFTLCEDDVKYSIEECKERDATYAAPLKVKVRLHNKETDEINEHEIFMGDLPLMTSTGTFVINGAERVIVSQLVRSPGIYYGIAHDKLGKKLYSCTVIPNRGAWLEYETDSNDVFYVRVDRTRKVPITVLIRALGIGTNTEILELFGEEPKIMASFEKDAATNYQEGLLELYKKIRPGEPLAVDSAESLITSMFFDPRRYDLAKVGRYKFNKKLMFRNRIAGHVLAEDVVSPLTGEVLAEAGTKVTRELADTIQYAAVPFVWIQRPDEERNIKVLSNMMVDLQSVVDIDPKEVGVTELVYYPVLSGLLEETAGDIEELKNAIRRDIHDLIPKHITKEDILASINYNMHLEYGLGNDDDIDHLGNRRIRAVGELLQNQYRIGLSRLERVVRERMTTQDLEGISPQSLINIKPVTAAVKEFFGSSQLSQFMDQNNPLGELTHKRRLSALGPGGLSRDRAGFEVRDVHYSHYGRMCPIETPEGPNIGLINSLACYARINQYGFVEAPYRKIDHSDPENPVVTDEVVYMTADEEDNYHVAQANEPLDEEGHFIRKNVSGRYREETQEYERSMFDYMDVSPKMVFSVATALIPFLENDDANRALMGSNMQRQAVPLLMTEAPVVGTGMEEKAAVDSGVCVVAEADGVVERSTSTEIHIRQTDGSLKKYKLAKFVRSNQSNCYNQRPIVFKGDQVKAGDVIADGPSTSNGEMALGKNPLIGFMTWEGYNYEDAVLLSERLVQDDVYTSVHIEEYEAEARDTKLGPEEITRDIPGVGDDALKNLDERGIIRIGAEVRAGDILVGKVTPKGETELTAEERLLRAIFGEKAREVRDTSLKVPHGEYGIVVDAKVFTRENGDELSPGVNESVRIYIAQKRKISVGDKMAGRHGNKGVVSRVLPVEDMPFLPNGRPLDIVLNPLGVPSRMNIGQVLEIHLSLAAKALGFNISTPVFDGADENDIMDTLDLANDYVNLSWEEFEAKHKEELLPEVLQYLYDNRDHRKLWKGVPISRDGKVRLRDGRTGEFFDSPVTIGHMHYLKLHHLVDDKIHARSTGPYSLVTQQPLGGKAQFGGQRFGEMEVWALEAYGASYTLQEILTVKSDDVVGRVKTYEAIIKGENIPEPGIPESFKVLLKELQSLGLDVRVLRDDNTEVEIMETVDMGETDFRSLIEGDRKYGREDNLGEHGYTEQEFQDEQLVDVEEEPDEEDFEIEFEETDDFAYNDSDNE
- the rpoC gene encoding DNA-directed RNA polymerase subunit beta' encodes the protein MPENNREQTYQPMTFDAIKIGLASPEKILEWSRGEVTKPETINYRTLKPEKDGLFCERIFGPSKDWECHCGKYKKIRYKGVVCDRCGVEVTKSSVRRERMGHIALAAPVSHIWYFKGIPSRMGLILDLSPRTLEKVLYFASYIVLDKGETDLQYKQVLSEQEYQEARESWGSSFRVGMGAEAIQELLQAIDLDKEYEELQEGLKGSTGQKRARIVKRLEVVEAFRESGNKPEWMILTNIPVIPPDLRPMVQLDGGRFATSDLNDLYRRIINRNNRLKRLLELGAPDIIVRNEKRMLQEAVDALIDNGRRGRPVTGPGNRALKSLSDMLKGKSGRFRQNLLGKRVDYSGRSVIVVGPELKIYQCGLPKEMAIELFKPFVMKELVQNGTAHNIKNAKKMVERLQPEVWDVLEEVIKEHPVMLNRAPTLHRLGIQAFEPILVEGKAIKLHPLVCTAYNADFDGDQMAVHLPLSVEAQAECRFLLLSPNNLLKPSDGGPVAVPSQDMVLGIYYLTQERPGALGEGKFFRNVNEAILAYENGALTLHSKIKVRVTRKMADGTEKSAIIESTLGRFLFNEIIPQDLGFVDREVEGNELKLEIDFHVGKKQLKQILEKVINTHGSTATAEVLDAVKSIGYKYSTRAAMTVSISDMTVPPQKPEMIQKAQDTVDRITKNYKRGLITEEERYKEVVETWKATDDALTEALLTGLDKYNNIYMMADSGARGSDKQIKQLAGMRGLMADTTGRTIELPIKSNFREGLDVLEYFMSAHGARKGLSDTALRTADSGYLTRRLVDVSQELIIHERDCVKKGDEIPGMYVKAFLDGNEEIESLQERITGRYLCEDIKDKDGNVLVKANHMVTPRRAELIIKKGVDENGEPLKRIKIRTILTCRSHSGICAKCYGANMATGEPVQVGEAVGIIAAQSIGEPGTQLTMRTFHTGGVAGDDITQGLPRVEELFEARKPKGLAIITEFAGTATINDTKKKREVIVTNEETGESKAYLIPYGSRIKVADGAQLEAGDELTEGSVNPHDILKIKGLRAVQDYMLQEVQRVYRLQGVDINDKHIEVIVRQMLKKVRVEEAGDSEFLPGTNVDILEFEDVNKQLMEEGKEPATGEQIMLGITKASLATNSFLSAASFQETTKVLTEAAIKGKIDPLVGLKENVIIGKHIPAGTGMKKYQDIRLESEEVESHEEPFLDLGNGYEDLNEGSELAETEEASPENVAEEAPELVES